A single Triticum dicoccoides isolate Atlit2015 ecotype Zavitan chromosome 2A, WEW_v2.0, whole genome shotgun sequence DNA region contains:
- the LOC119352372 gene encoding uncharacterized protein LOC119352372 isoform X2, with product MEFETMSGAFAGLKTYTSDDDGGARPAGGTRGAAATGKEAIGSKVGADARQRERQLLRDSIKAGRAPPRRDGEEEEGAIPVYRRAWETSFGGVFGSFDDETALGPMRYTSGPIPENAVPASTLQIFSVRVTDLKHGLWWPLHVYGSVATRDGADHNRNFLFRRTRDNCQILTKEDPVLLLTGPSRAVLLAGLVTFEVQLMGSRREDSICTRIPYKHCALEFALAPLRHSVEATVTVQLVDGSWPDGHQGLVFSCTDSIKDTKMLLLDCRDGRMPIGPDGMFELSRRVVCAELGGTDKLMVSVQARRVGFLTRSQAVFKPKMSGTSVGMCDLRFCKMQVTVAWSLLSTSATHSGGK from the exons ATGGAGTTCGAGACGATGAGCGGTGCATTCGCGGGGCTCAAGACCTACaccagcgacgacgacggcggagCAAGACCGGCCGGCGGAACTCGCGGGGCCGCCGCGACCGGGAAGGAGGCCATCGGCAGCAAGGTCGGGGCAGACGCACGGCAGCGGGAGCGCCAGCTTCTTCGCGATTCGATCAAGGCAGGGCGCGCTCCCCCACGTCGAGACGGCGAGGAAGAGGAAGGCGCGATCCCCGTCTACCGCCGTGCCTGGGAGACCTCCTTCGGCGGCGTCTTCGGCTCCTTCGACGACGAGA CTGCCCTTGGACCCATGCGCTACACATCTGGACCTATCCCGGAAAATGCTGTGCCAGCTAGCACCTTGCAGATCTTCTCCGTCAGAGTTACTGACCTGAAACATGGTCTCTGGTGGCCACTTCATGTCTATGGCTCGGTTGCCACCAGAGACGGGGCAGATCATAATCGCAACTTTCTCTTCAGGCGCACCAGGGATAACTGCCAAATTCTTACCAAAGAG GATCCAGTTTTGCTGTTAACAGGCCCGTCTCGCGCAGTCCTGTTGGCTGGCCTGGTCACCTTCGAAGTACAGCTGATG GGATCTCGTCGAGAAGACAGTATCTGTACACGCATCCCCTACAAGCATTGTGCGCTCGAGTTTGCGCTCGCGCCTCTGCGGCATTCGGTCgaggccaccgtcaccgtccagctCGTCGACGGGTCGTGGCCGGACGGTCACCAGGGACTGGTCTTCTCCTGCACCGACAGCATAAAAGATACCAAGATGTTGCTGCTTGACTGTCGAGATGGAAGGATGCCCATCGGTCCGGACGGCATGTTTGAGCTCTCCAGGCGCGTTGTTTGCGCAGAGCTGGGCGGGACGGATAAGCTCATGGTGTCCGTGCAGGCGCGCCGCGTCGGTTTCCTTACGAGAAGTCAGGCCGTCTTCAAGCCCAAGATGTCCGGGACGAGCGTTGGCATGTGTGATCTTCGTTTCTGCAAGATGCAGGTCACCGTTGCTTGGTCCCTGCTCTCCACCTCTGCCACACATTCAGGTGGTAAGTAG
- the LOC119352372 gene encoding uncharacterized protein LOC119352372 isoform X1, which translates to MEFETMSGAFAGLKTYTSDDDGGARPAGGTRGAAATGKEAIGSKVGADARQRERQLLRDSIKAGRAPPRRDGEEEEGAIPVYRRAWETSFGGVFGSFDDETALGPMRYTSGPIPENAVPASTLQIFSVRVTDLKHGLWWPLHVYGSVATRDGADHNRNFLFRRTRDNCQILTKEDPVLLLTGPSRAVLLAGLVTFEVQLMVKSKIELLADEVLASKVFFFHQGSRREDSICTRIPYKHCALEFALAPLRHSVEATVTVQLVDGSWPDGHQGLVFSCTDSIKDTKMLLLDCRDGRMPIGPDGMFELSRRVVCAELGGTDKLMVSVQARRVGFLTRSQAVFKPKMSGTSVGMCDLRFCKMQVTVAWSLLSTSATHSGGK; encoded by the exons ATGGAGTTCGAGACGATGAGCGGTGCATTCGCGGGGCTCAAGACCTACaccagcgacgacgacggcggagCAAGACCGGCCGGCGGAACTCGCGGGGCCGCCGCGACCGGGAAGGAGGCCATCGGCAGCAAGGTCGGGGCAGACGCACGGCAGCGGGAGCGCCAGCTTCTTCGCGATTCGATCAAGGCAGGGCGCGCTCCCCCACGTCGAGACGGCGAGGAAGAGGAAGGCGCGATCCCCGTCTACCGCCGTGCCTGGGAGACCTCCTTCGGCGGCGTCTTCGGCTCCTTCGACGACGAGA CTGCCCTTGGACCCATGCGCTACACATCTGGACCTATCCCGGAAAATGCTGTGCCAGCTAGCACCTTGCAGATCTTCTCCGTCAGAGTTACTGACCTGAAACATGGTCTCTGGTGGCCACTTCATGTCTATGGCTCGGTTGCCACCAGAGACGGGGCAGATCATAATCGCAACTTTCTCTTCAGGCGCACCAGGGATAACTGCCAAATTCTTACCAAAGAG GATCCAGTTTTGCTGTTAACAGGCCCGTCTCGCGCAGTCCTGTTGGCTGGCCTGGTCACCTTCGAAGTACAGCTGATGGTAAAGAGCAAAATTGAACTGCTTGCAGATGAAGTGCTGGCTTCCAAAGTCTTCTTTTTCCACCAGGGATCTCGTCGAGAAGACAGTATCTGTACACGCATCCCCTACAAGCATTGTGCGCTCGAGTTTGCGCTCGCGCCTCTGCGGCATTCGGTCgaggccaccgtcaccgtccagctCGTCGACGGGTCGTGGCCGGACGGTCACCAGGGACTGGTCTTCTCCTGCACCGACAGCATAAAAGATACCAAGATGTTGCTGCTTGACTGTCGAGATGGAAGGATGCCCATCGGTCCGGACGGCATGTTTGAGCTCTCCAGGCGCGTTGTTTGCGCAGAGCTGGGCGGGACGGATAAGCTCATGGTGTCCGTGCAGGCGCGCCGCGTCGGTTTCCTTACGAGAAGTCAGGCCGTCTTCAAGCCCAAGATGTCCGGGACGAGCGTTGGCATGTGTGATCTTCGTTTCTGCAAGATGCAGGTCACCGTTGCTTGGTCCCTGCTCTCCACCTCTGCCACACATTCAGGTGGTAAGTAG
- the LOC119352373 gene encoding uncharacterized protein LOC119352373 — MLAFGVFYYGDGNACARKLSMSIPHNRCTLEYEVALRPRSVEATISVKIVDGSWPENHRGQVVALTSGIDGEIVLLRSGDRELPVGSDGAIELSRRVVSVDLREKLTVAVDASLSGFLARGTAEFKPENYGTSHGVCDLGSCKIQVAVAWSLFVIVLGR, encoded by the coding sequence ATGCTGGCTTTTGGTGTCTTCTACTACGGCGATGGGAATGCTTGTGCACGCAAGCTCTCCATGTCCATCCCCCACAACCGCTGCACGCTCGAGTACGAAGTGGCGCTGCGGCCGCGCTCGGTCGAGGCCACCATCAGCGTCAAGATCGTCGACGGGTCATGGCCGGAGAACCACCGAGGACAGGTTGTCGCCCTCACCTCCGGCATAGACGGGGAGATCGTCTTGCTTCGTTCTGGAGACAGAGAACTGCCCGTCGGTTCGGACGGCGCGATCGAGCTCTCAAGGCGGGTTGTTTCTGTAGATCTAAGAGAGAAACTGACGGTTGCTGTGGACGCCTCTCTGTCCGGTTTCCTTGCGCGGGGTACAGCTGAGTTCAAGCCGGAGAACTACGGCACGAGCCACGGCGTGTGCGACCTCGGTTCCTGCAAGATTCAAGTCGCCGTTGCTTGGTCCCTTTTCGTTATTGTGTTGGGAAGATAG